The following is a genomic window from Halobacterium sp. R2-5.
CGGTGGGCGCGCGCTGCTGTACGAGCTCGTGAGCGCGGACACCGCCGAGGAGCGCGTCGCGGACCGCCGCCGCTAGTCCTCCACGAGGTCGGTGTCCCAGTTGATGCTCGACCCGCTACCGTACTCGACGTCGAACGCGACGCGCACGACGGTCGTCTCGTTCGCAGCGAGCGTGACGTCCTGTTCTCGCGCGTAGGACTCGTCGTCGACCTCGACGGTGACGTACAGCGTGCCCGACGCCTCGCGCCCGGAGGGGTTGCTGACGGTGACCGCGATGGCGACGTTGCCGCCGTCGCTCTCCTCGTAGCCCGAGTCGGCGACCGTCAGCCCGGCCTCGCCGTCGCCGGTGCGCAGGCAGCCCGCGAGGGGGAGGGCGACGCCCGCGGCGGCAGTCCGTCGGAGCAGCGTCCGCCGGTTCATACGCGTCGGTCCCGGCGTACCGGCAAGAATCTTCTGTATCCTTTTGTGCGCGCGCCGCCAACCCGGGAGCGTGCTGACGAAGGACCTCCTGCGGGTGTCCCGGGCGGGCGGCGGCTACCAGCCGCAGTTCGCTGGGGAGGGCGACGAGGCGCTCGCGGCGCGCGTGCTCGGGACGTTCCAGGGGCACGTCGGCCAGGAGCGCGCCGAACTCCGGGAGTCCCTGACGGAGTTGGAGCGGGAGGCCGAGGACTTCAAGCTCGTCCGGGGATTCGCGCACCTCGTCGAGCGCGACGCCGCCTTCGAGGTCGAGTCCGCCGTCGACCCGCGGTCGGCACGCCGCGCCGCGTTCGCGGCGGCCGAGGACGTCGGCGTCGTCCACGCGGACGAGCGCGAATCAGCGCTCGCGGCGGCCGCAGCGGGCTTCCCCGGGGACGTGACGCCCGACGAGCTCGCGGACTCGCTGTACGCCGACCGCGAGACCCGCGAAGTCCTGACGGAGGTCTCGGCCCGCTGGACGCCCGAATCGCTGGTCGCCCAGTACAACCTCTCGCTGGCGCAGACCGCGCTGTTCGACGCGACCGAGATGCGCGTGCGCTCCTCGGACCCGCGGCGGCTGGTCTCCGCGGTGAAGCGCCTCGGCCTGCTGTACGAGGTAATTCCAGTGCAGGGCGGCGACGGCCGCGAGGTCGTGCTCACGGGCCCGGACGCGCTGTTCCAGCGCTCGCGGCGGTACGGCACGCGGTTCGCGCGCGTGCTTCGGACGGTCGCGAAGGGCGACGACTGGGAAGTCGAGGCCACCATCGACGACCGCGGCCGCGAGCGCCTGCTCGAACTCTCCGCGGGCGACCTCGACGTGCCCGACGCCGACCCCGTGACCGACGTGGCGTACGACAGCGGCGTCGAGCGCGAGTTCGCCGCGCGCTTCCAGTCCCTCGATTTGGACTGGGAGCTCGTCCGCGAGCCCGACGTGCTCGCGGCGGGCGACCGCCTGATGGTGCCGGACTTCGCGTTCGACTACGCGTTCGGCGGCGAGCGCGTCTACTTCGAAATCATGGGCTTCTGGACGCCCGAGTACGTCGAGAAGAAGCTCTCCCAGCTGGACGCCACCGACGAGACCCTGCTGGTCGCCGTGGACGCCAGCCTCGGCGTCGGCGAGGACGTCGCCGCGCGCGACCACCGGGTCGTCGAGTACACGGGCTCCGTGCGCGTGAAGGACGTCGTGGACGCGCTCCGCGACCTCGAATCCGACCTCGTCGCCGAATCCGCGGCCGACCTCCCCGACGAACTCGCGCCCGAGGACGACGTGCTCACGCTCGCGGCCCTCGCGGCGTCCCGCGGCGTCAGCGAGGACGCAATCGAGGACATCGACTTCCCCGAGCACGAACTCGTGGGCCGCACGCTCGTCCGTCCCCACGTCTTGGACGCCGTGGCCGCGGAACTGGAGGCGGGGATGTCGCGGGACGACGCCGAGGCAGTCGCCGAGAACTACGGCGTGGACGACGCGAGCGCGCTGTTCTCCCGGCTCGGCTACCGCGTGGAGTGGGAGGGGTTGAGCGGCGGCACGCTGCGCGAGAAGTGACTCAGAGGTCCCGGCGGTGGCCCTTCGGCACCATCGACTTGAGGTCGCCGTACGTGTAGAGACCGACGCCGATGGGCTCGACGCCGCCCGCGAGCTCGTGGGCGACGACGAGGTACCCCCAGTCGCCGTCCCACTCGACTTCCTGTTCCTCGCCGGCGACGAAGCGCTTCGCGCGCTCGTCGTCGAGCACGATGACGTTCTGTTCGGCCTCGCGGCCGAACCGCTGGACGGCGTCAGTCGTTGGCTTCCAGTGCTCCTGGCGCGTACGTAGGAGCTTGAGGCCAAGCGCCTCCACGGGGACGGGGCCGTCGAGGTCGTACGGGAGCGCCCACACCTTCCCCTTGCCCTTCTCCCAGAGCGTGTAGCCGTCGAAGGTGTCCTCGGGGACGTCGAAGCGGTCGACCCACCAGTCCACGACGGCCTCCCGGGACGGCCGGCCCGCGACCTCGCGGTCGTCGTCGGTCGCGGGCAGGCGGTCGAACTGGTGGCTGACGTTCTCGCTCATGCGGTCACCTCCAGTTTCGCGGTGAAGAACCCGCCCGTGTCGTTGTGGTGGGGGTAGTACCGTCGCGCCTCCGCCAGCGAGTCGTCGTAGGACTCGCCGTCCCACTCCGTGAGCCCCTCCACGGAGTCGAGCCCGGTGTCGAACTCGACGAGCCGGCAGGCGCCCTCGTCGAGGACGGTGTCGACGACGCCCTCGTTCTCCTCGGGCGCGAACGTGCACGTCGAGTAGACGACGGTGCCGCCCTCGCGAGTGAGTTCGACGGCCCGCGAGAGGATGTCCGACTGGAGCGCCGCGAGGTTCCGGCTGGCGGACGCGCCCGCTCCTTCGAGGGCGTCCGGGTTCTTCCGAATCGTGCCCTCGCAGGTGCAGGGCGCGTCGACGAGCGCGTGGTCGAAGGCGTCCACGTTCGGGAACGCGTCCAGGGTCGTCCGGCGCGCGTCGCCGTTCGTGACGGCAGCGCTCGTGACGCCGAGGCGGTCGCAGTTCCCGCGGAGCGCAGACAAGCGCCCGAGGTTGTCGTCGTTCGCGACGACCAGCCCCTCGTCGTCGATTTCGGCGGCGAGCTGGGTGGTCTTCCCGCCGGGCGCCGCGCAGGCGTCCCACACCACGTCCCCGGACTCGGGCGACAGCACCGCTGGCGGCACCGACGAGACCTCTTCCTGGCCGTGTATCCAGCCGTGGACGTACGGCCACGTGTTCCCGGGCTTGTCCGTGTCGACTTCCAGCACCCCGGGGTGCCAGTCCCGGCGCTCCACGCCGACGCCCGCCTCCCCCAAGGCCTCGACGGCGCGGTCCGGCGTCGCCTTGATGGGGTTGACGCGGACCGTCGTCGGCAGCGGGCGCTCGCAGGCGTCGAGGAACGCCGCGAAGTCGTCGATGATCGGCTCGTATCGCGAGAGCGCGTCCATTGCCCTCTCGTAGACCGGACGGGCGCTTGTGGGTTACGCTCGGGGGCGAGGCGGCCAGCCCCCGCGTTTATGCCGCTTCCGGGCGTCGTTCTCGGCATGGCACGCGTCCGACTCAAGACGGAGTTCGACCTCGACTCCCCCGCGCTCGTGGAGGGGCTTCCGGGCGTCGGCCTCGTCGGCAAGATCGCGACCGACCACCTCGTCGACGCCTTCGGGATGGAGTACGTCGCGAGCATCGACTGCAGCAACGTCCCCCGGGTCGCCGTCTACGACGAGGGCGAGCGCGACGTCCTCCCGCCCGTACGGCTGTACGCCGACGAGGAGCGCGACCTGCTCGCGCTCCAGTCCGACGTCCCACTGACCCGCGACGGGGGCGGCGAGTTCGCGGACTGCATCACGGAGTGGATCGCTGACAACGACGTCACGCCGCTGTACCTCAGCGGCCTCCCCGTCCAGGACCTCGACCCCGCGACCGTCCCGGAGGTGTTCGGCATCGCCAGCGGGACCGCCGGCGAGTGGCTCGACGAGGAGGACATCGGCACACCCCCGGAGCGCGGCCTCGTCGGCGGACCGACCGGCGCGCTCGTCAACCGCGCCGCCGAGGAGGGTCTCGACGCCGTCAGCCTCGTCGTGGAGTCCGACCCCCAGTTCCCCGACCCCGCCGCCGCCAAGCGCCTCCTCGACGGAGCCATCGGCCCGATGACCGGCGTCGACATCCCCACGGACGACCTCGTCGAGCGCGCCGAGGAGATCCGCGAGCAGAAAGAGCGCCTCGCCAAGCGCATGCAGGAGGCCGAAGAGGAGGAGTCCACGCAGGCGAAGCCGATGCGGATGTTCCAGTAGCTAGCGGGCACCGTCGCCACCCGCTGCCCCCTTCTCTATCCCGACACGTAGCGGCACCCTCAAGATGCGAGGACTCCTCCCTTCCGGGAAGCAGCCGATGGACTCAGCCGACCCTCTGGTAGTGCTCTGTGTCGACGACGACCCGGAGCTATCGACGCGTACGGCGACCGGCGCCACCGACGCCGTCGCGCGCATCGACGACGGCGGCGTCGACGGCGTCGTCTTCAGGCGTCGACGTGGCCGGTGTGCGCTTCCCCCTGGCCGTCCGTGGCGCCGCCCGCTGTCCCGAGCACCGCCTGCACTCGCTCGTCGCTCGTCGCTCGCACGAGGATCTCGTCGCCCGTCTCGAAGTCGAGGACGCCGATGTCCGCGAGCTTCGGGACGTGCGAGTGGTACAGCGACGTCCGGCACTGCTCGCGCTCCGCGTCGGTCACGCGCTCCGGGCACTTGTCCTGCTCCCACGCGACGACGCCCGTCGCGAGTTCGGCCAGGGTCTGCTCGCCATCCTCGGCGAGCGCGTGGAGGACGTACCGCCGCCGGGAGTGCTGCAGCGCGCGGAATACGTCGCTGAGTACTAGCCCGGACTGGGTCGACCCGTCAGCGCCGGAGTTGGCGGGCATGTCCGGGATTCCGTCGACCGAGGCGTCGTTTTCGACCATACAGTTCCCCAGGGTGGGTGTACGGAAAGCGTCGCTGTCTAACTGTGTAGGCACTCTTGGGACTGGCTCTGCGAGAAGTGTGAAATCAGGGGGATAGAGGGTTACGGGCGGTTTCTGCGTTGTCGACCGGAGTACGCGAAGAAGCCGCGGCACGCGCGGACCGTCAGCGACCTCGAGAAGTCCACGGGGAGATAACGCGCAGTGGGAGCGGCGCACGGGCTTCTCAACTGGTCGATTTCCCACGACTCCCGAAAATGTGGCTCTCAGCGAAGATTTCTCCGAGGAAGCTACGCGGCGTTCACCGTTCTTCGGGTGGCTTGTCTGGGGGTGGTCGAATGCAGATGACGCCGTCGCCGTGGACTGTCACCTCGTAGCCGGCGTACGTCACCGAGTCGTACAGCTCGCCGAGTGCTGCATCAGTTATCGTCACGTCGGCTAGCGCTTCGAATTCGTGGGGGCCGATGTCGTGGTACACAGGGGGCAACTCTACCGGGCGCGTTTTCGAGATCGTCGCAACGGCGGAGACGACGTCGATGGGGACGGAATCGGGGTGGCTCGCGATTCTCGCCCAATAGGTGTCCGTTTCGGCGTCGTAGTGGAGCGTCTCTCGTCCGTCCATCTCACTCCACTCGGTATCTGCTACATCGGGTGGCAGCGGGAGCGCGTGTGGTTCCGGCGGTATCGGTGTCTGTCCTCTATTCCCCATGCTTGATTGTGATGGACCACACTCGAATGAACCCCTGACATTTTGACCGTCTATCGGTTTAGGATAACCTGAGTAAGTCGGAGCGTCTCTGCGGCGGTATTCAAAAGGAACTGTAGAGCTGCTGGAGAGTGAGAAATGCACCGACCGGGAGTGAGCAGTCCGGCGGACTGCGAACATCGGTCGGAAACGACCGCGGGGAGTGCACCGACCGGGATTTGAACCCGGGCCATGAGCTTGGAAGGCTCAGGTCCTAGCCACTAGACCATCGGTGCGCTGCGCTTCGCTTGCGCACCGTGACTCGCGAATCCGTCGGATTCGCTCACCACCGGTGCTCACTCTCACTTCCGCCCGGTCGCTTAAGGGCGTTACTCTTCGCTGTGGACGACCGCGTAACAGTTCCCGCTGGAGACGAACGACTCGGCGACGGCGAGCGCGCTCTCCCGGAGGTCCGCGCGGAACTCCCCGGGGTCGTAGACGTGGTAGAACCGCGGGACGGTCTCGCCGCCGGGGAGCGTCCAGTCGACGGCGGTGTCGAATCCCTCTTCCTCCGAAAACCGGTCGTGTTCGGTGCTCCACGCGCTGACGAGCGCGGCGCCGGACGTCGAGAGCACGCGCGCGAGTTCGTCAAGGCTGGCGACGCGCGCGCCGCGACTGCGGAGGTGGTGGAGGGTGGCGACGTACACCGCGAGGTCCGCGACGCCGTCGCGAAGCGGGAGGCGTTCCGCGTCGCCGGCGACGAGGTCGGCGTCGAATTCGCGGTCGGCGGCGCGCTCCCGGGCGGTGGCGAGGAGCCCGCGGCTGGCGTCCACGCCGACGGCGCGGTCCGCGCGCGCCGCGAGTAGTTCCGTGTGGCGGCCGTTCCCGCAGCCGACGTCCACGGCGACGCCGCCGCTTCGACCGTCGAGGAACTCCTCGACTTCCGGCCAGGGGTACTCGCGGGTCTTCGCGAAGTGCTCGGCGATGCGGTCGTACGTGTGGTGGACGTCCGTCACGGAATCACCCGAGCAGGAGGAACGTGCCGTACGCGAGCGCGAGCATCACGGTGGCGTGCTTCGCGCCGGCTTTCACGCTCCCCTGTCCCATCTGTCCCGCCACGAGCCCCGAGCAGACCGCCTGCACGAGCCCGGTGTGGAAGAACACGAGGCTGTAGGCGTCCTTCGTCGCCTGCGTGAGCTGGGCGGTCCGGGAGAACGCGCCCGAGCCGCCGCCACCCGGGAGCTGGTCGGTGGAGCCGGCGGCGTCCACCACCGGGATGTTCGGGATGAAGATGACGTCGAGGGCGACGATGATGGCGAGGAACACGAAGAACGCGATGTAGATGACGACGAGGTACGTCAGTAGCTCGCTGCGCCGGTCGCGTTCGAGGCGCCGCGTCGCCTTCGCCTCGTTGGCGGCGATGCGCAGCACGGGCCCGAGGTCGCCGCTGGCGTGCATCGCGTTCGTCGTCAGCGTCACCACCCGCGAGATGGCGGGGGTGTCCGTGCGTTCGCGGAACCGGCCGAGGGCGTGCTCGATGCGGGCGCCCCACTGGACGTCCGCCCACGTGCGTTCGAGTTCCGTGGAGAGCGCGCCGAGGTCGCTGCCGACGACGCGACCGAAGCTCTCGACGACCGACATGCCGGCCTCGTTCGTGGACGCGAACCGGTCGAGGAAGTCCGGGACGCCCGCCTCGATGGCCTTCACGCGACGGCGGTGGAACTCGTACGCGACGGTGAACGTCCCGAGCACGAACAGCGCCGCGTGGACGACCGGGTCGTCGTACGCCGTGAGGTCCGTGACGCCGGCCGTCGCGAGCGGCCACCACCGCGCGAGCAGGTAGAGCGCGGCCAGCGGCGTCGTCGCGTACAGGAGCACCGCCGGGGACTCCCGGATCACTGACAGCGGGTTCCGGAGGCGGTAGAGAATCGGTCGTAGACGCTCGTATACGTCGATGCGCTCGCGGTTGAGCGCGGTCGACGCGCTCGCCGTCTGGCCGCCGTCCGTGCGGGCGTCCGCAGCGCGCGGGATGGACTGGAAGCGCACGTTGGCCTCCGAGTCTGGCTCCTCGGGGCTGGACGTGCCGCCGGTCGCGGTGTCCGTGATGCTGTCGAGGTAGACGACGAACCCCGCGGTCGCCATCGGGAGCAGCAGGTACGCGGTGAACTGCAGGAAGCCGAGTGTGTCCGAGAGCGTCAGCCCGACGACGACAAGGATGGTGATGAGGAACAGCGGGCCGGCGACCAGCAGCGTGACGTACGCTTCCGCGAGCGTCGCGAGCAGTTCGAGGAACTGCTCCTGCTGGGCTTCCGCCTCCTCGGCGTAGTAGTCGTACTGGCGCTTGAGGAACCCGGGGAGGTCGCGGCCGCTCCGGAGGACGCTCGTGAGGTTCTCCGCGAACTCCGAGAGCTCCTCGCTGGGCGTGCGCTCGCCGAGGCGTTCGAGCGCGCGCAGGATGTCCGCGCCGTAGAGGTCGACGTCCTTCACCGCGACCGCCATCTCCTCGGCGCTCTCCCCGTACACTTCGCGGTTGCGCGCGAGAATCCGCAGCACCTCGGGGAGCGCCATCCCGCTGCGCGAGAGCGCGTACATGAACGCGACCGTGCGCTCCATCGACGCGTCGATGCGGCGCGCGCGCTCGCCGGCCCGGTAGCTCGGCATCGACCACCGGAACTGGTAGGTGCCGTACGCCGCGAGCACGCCCAGCGTCGCTCCGGAGACGACGAACAGCCCGAACAGCGCGCCCGGGGTGAACCCCGCGGGGCCGTCCACGAACAGCGCGCGCACGGCCGCCGGGAACTGCGACTGGAGGTCCTCGCCGGCGTTCCCGAGCCCGACGAGCACGCCCGCGACGAGGTAGACGCCGAGGATGCTGCCCGCGAGCGCCGCGACGGTCGCGTAGCAGAGCGTCCGCGCGGCGTACACGCGGTACGTCTGCGGGACGTGTGCGCCCCGGAGCGCGTCCACCTGCGTCGGGTTGACCTTCCGGCGGCGGCTCGCGAACCCGCCGAACGCCGCCAGCGACACCCGGGAGACGAGCCTGTCTATCGGCCGGAAGAGTGGCGCCGCGGCGAGCGCGAACAGGACGCCGAGCACGGCGGCCAGCGGCGCGAAGGCGAGCGGCGAGACCATCTTACTCGCCGACACCCGGCGCGTTCACCGCGACGTCCTCGTCGAGCTCCGCGCGGATGCGGTCGACGACCCGCTCTGGGTCGGCGTAGTACTCGTTGACGACGGCCGTGAACTGCCGGTAGTCGGTGACGTCCTTCTCCGTGAGGTACTGGAGGACGCGCTTGCGGTTCCGCAGCTCGCGCAGCAGCTCGCCCCGCGACCAGCCGCGCTCGTCGCGGATCTCGTCGAGCACCGCGGAGTCGCGCTGCTCGAAGTCGTCGTTCGCGGGGTTCCACTCGAACGCCGTCGAGTAGTCGAGGTCGCCCGTGCGCTGGTCGATGCCCTCGATCTCCGCGATGACGCGGTTCCGGCGGACGCGTTCCTCGCCGACGTGCGTGAGCGTCTGCACGCAGAGGATGTCGAGGCTCTGAATCATCGCTCGCGGGACGTTGATAGGGTCGTTCTCCAGGCGGTTGATGACAGTCTGGACGCTGTCGGCGTGCATCGTCGAGTACGTCGTGTGCCCGGTGTTCATCGCCTGGAACAGCGTCATCGCCTCGTCGCCGCGCACCTCGCCGACGATGATGTACTCGGGGCGGTGGCGGAGCGCCGACCGCAGCAGGTCGTACATCGTGATGTCCTCGCCCTCGCCGATGGACTCCCGGGTCACCGAGGAGAGCCAGTTCTCGTGGAACAGCGTCAGCTCGCGGGTGTCCTCGATGGTGAGCACCTTCGAGCGCGGCGGCACGAACATCGAGATGGCGTTCATCGACGTCGTCTTCCCGGACGCGGTGCCGCCCGCGAACAGCAGGCTCTTGTTGGACTCGATGGCGAGCCAGAGGTACGCCATCTGGTCGAGGTCGAACGTGTTGTAGTCGACGAGCGTCGCGGGCGTGAACGGGTCCTCGCTGTACTTCCGGATCGTGAACGCCGACCCGCGCGGGGTGACCTCCTCGCCGAGCGCGAGCTCCGCGCGGGAGCCGTCAGGCAGTGTGGTCTCCGTGACGGGGTCGCCGATGGAGATGTGTCGGCCCGACTGCTGGGCGAGCCGCACCACGAACCCGTCGAGCTCCTCCTGCTCGTAGGTGACGTTCGTCTCGACGTCCGTGTACTGGTCGTGGTAGACGAACAGCGGCACCTCGTAGCCGTCGCAGGAGATGTCCTCGATGTGGGGGTCCCGCATCAGCGGGTCGAGCTTCTCGAACCCCTCGAACGCGCGGTGGAGGTAGTAGAACAGCCGGTAGAACGCGTTCGGGTCGACCTCGACGCCGTACTCCTCGAGCAGCCGCTTCATCTGGCGCTTGAGCACGTCCTCTGGGTCCTCGGGCTCGTACTCGGCGTCGTAGATGAGCGCGTCCCGGATGTCGTCGTACAGCGTCTCCAGGAGGTCGCGCTCGAAGTCGTCGAGGGCGGGCTCGACGACGTGGTAGCGGTACTCGTCGTTGACGTCGTCGTGGCCGACGAACACGAACGCGTACGGCGCGTGCACCCAGTAGCGGTCGACCTCCTCGTAGCCGTCCAGGCCGTCGAACTCGACGAGCGGGCCGTGGGCGGCGGGGTCGTACTCGACGAGGTCGACCGCGGACCCGCGGACCACGTCGACGACGCGCTCGGCGCGCTGCCGCACGTCCTCGAACCGGCGTTCGACGTCCGCGAGGAAGTCGGTGGGCATCGATTACTACCTCCACCTTCGCCCGCGTCAACTTAAAGCCTGTCTGCCGGCCCTACACCACGCCGTTCGCGAGGCGTGCGCCGTCCGCGATGCGCCGGACGTTCTCCCGGACGAGCGCCGCCATCCGTTTCGGGTAGTCGCGGGTCGCGGCGGCCGCGTGCGGCGTCACCACCACCTCGTCCATCTCCCAGAGCGGCGAGTCCTCGGGCAGCGGCTCCGCCTCGAAGACGTCGAGCGCAGCGCCCGCCAGTCCGTCGGATTGGAGCGCAGCCACGAGCGCGTCCTGGTCGACGACCGGGCCGCGCGCGACGTTCACGAGCACCGCGTCGTCGCGCATCGCGTCGAGCTCCGCTTCGCCGATCAAGCCCTCCGTCTCGTCGGTCAGTGGCACCGCGAGCGCGACGAAGCGCGCGTCCGCGACGGCCTCGTGGAGGTCGCCACTCGGGTAGACGGTGTCGACGTGGTCGACGGGGACCGGCGTGCGTTTGACGCCCGTGACGTCCATGCCGAGCGCGTCCGCCCGCGTTGCGATGCCCTGGCCGAGCGTGCCGAGGCCGACGACGCAGACGGAGGAG
Proteins encoded in this region:
- a CDS encoding DUF790 family protein; translated protein: MLTKDLLRVSRAGGGYQPQFAGEGDEALAARVLGTFQGHVGQERAELRESLTELEREAEDFKLVRGFAHLVERDAAFEVESAVDPRSARRAAFAAAEDVGVVHADERESALAAAAAGFPGDVTPDELADSLYADRETREVLTEVSARWTPESLVAQYNLSLAQTALFDATEMRVRSSDPRRLVSAVKRLGLLYEVIPVQGGDGREVVLTGPDALFQRSRRYGTRFARVLRTVAKGDDWEVEATIDDRGRERLLELSAGDLDVPDADPVTDVAYDSGVEREFAARFQSLDLDWELVREPDVLAAGDRLMVPDFAFDYAFGGERVYFEIMGFWTPEYVEKKLSQLDATDETLLVAVDASLGVGEDVAARDHRVVEYTGSVRVKDVVDALRDLESDLVAESAADLPDELAPEDDVLTLAALAASRGVSEDAIEDIDFPEHELVGRTLVRPHVLDAVAAELEAGMSRDDAEAVAENYGVDDASALFSRLGYRVEWEGLSGGTLREK
- a CDS encoding RsmB/NOP family class I SAM-dependent RNA methyltransferase, giving the protein MDALSRYEPIIDDFAAFLDACERPLPTTVRVNPIKATPDRAVEALGEAGVGVERRDWHPGVLEVDTDKPGNTWPYVHGWIHGQEEVSSVPPAVLSPESGDVVWDACAAPGGKTTQLAAEIDDEGLVVANDDNLGRLSALRGNCDRLGVTSAAVTNGDARRTTLDAFPNVDAFDHALVDAPCTCEGTIRKNPDALEGAGASASRNLAALQSDILSRAVELTREGGTVVYSTCTFAPEENEGVVDTVLDEGACRLVEFDTGLDSVEGLTEWDGESYDDSLAEARRYYPHHNDTGGFFTAKLEVTA
- a CDS encoding proteasome assembly chaperone family protein, producing MARVRLKTEFDLDSPALVEGLPGVGLVGKIATDHLVDAFGMEYVASIDCSNVPRVAVYDEGERDVLPPVRLYADEERDLLALQSDVPLTRDGGGEFADCITEWIADNDVTPLYLSGLPVQDLDPATVPEVFGIASGTAGEWLDEEDIGTPPERGLVGGPTGALVNRAAEEGLDAVSLVVESDPQFPDPAAAKRLLDGAIGPMTGVDIPTDDLVERAEEIREQKERLAKRMQEAEEEESTQAKPMRMFQ
- a CDS encoding HalOD1 output domain-containing protein, with amino-acid sequence MDGRETLHYDAETDTYWARIASHPDSVPIDVVSAVATISKTRPVELPPVYHDIGPHEFEALADVTITDAALGELYDSVTYAGYEVTVHGDGVICIRPPPDKPPEER
- a CDS encoding class I SAM-dependent methyltransferase, which codes for MTDVHHTYDRIAEHFAKTREYPWPEVEEFLDGRSGGVAVDVGCGNGRHTELLAARADRAVGVDASRGLLATARERAADREFDADLVAGDAERLPLRDGVADLAVYVATLHHLRSRGARVASLDELARVLSTSGAALVSAWSTEHDRFSEEEGFDTAVDWTLPGGETVPRFYHVYDPGEFRADLRESALAVAESFVSSGNCYAVVHSEE
- a CDS encoding type II secretion system F family protein, producing MVSPLAFAPLAAVLGVLFALAAAPLFRPIDRLVSRVSLAAFGGFASRRRKVNPTQVDALRGAHVPQTYRVYAARTLCYATVAALAGSILGVYLVAGVLVGLGNAGEDLQSQFPAAVRALFVDGPAGFTPGALFGLFVVSGATLGVLAAYGTYQFRWSMPSYRAGERARRIDASMERTVAFMYALSRSGMALPEVLRILARNREVYGESAEEMAVAVKDVDLYGADILRALERLGERTPSEELSEFAENLTSVLRSGRDLPGFLKRQYDYYAEEAEAQQEQFLELLATLAEAYVTLLVAGPLFLITILVVVGLTLSDTLGFLQFTAYLLLPMATAGFVVYLDSITDTATGGTSSPEEPDSEANVRFQSIPRAADARTDGGQTASASTALNRERIDVYERLRPILYRLRNPLSVIRESPAVLLYATTPLAALYLLARWWPLATAGVTDLTAYDDPVVHAALFVLGTFTVAYEFHRRRVKAIEAGVPDFLDRFASTNEAGMSVVESFGRVVGSDLGALSTELERTWADVQWGARIEHALGRFRERTDTPAISRVVTLTTNAMHASGDLGPVLRIAANEAKATRRLERDRRSELLTYLVVIYIAFFVFLAIIVALDVIFIPNIPVVDAAGSTDQLPGGGGSGAFSRTAQLTQATKDAYSLVFFHTGLVQAVCSGLVAGQMGQGSVKAGAKHATVMLALAYGTFLLLG
- a CDS encoding type II/IV secretion system ATPase subunit, which gives rise to MPTDFLADVERRFEDVRQRAERVVDVVRGSAVDLVEYDPAAHGPLVEFDGLDGYEEVDRYWVHAPYAFVFVGHDDVNDEYRYHVVEPALDDFERDLLETLYDDIRDALIYDAEYEPEDPEDVLKRQMKRLLEEYGVEVDPNAFYRLFYYLHRAFEGFEKLDPLMRDPHIEDISCDGYEVPLFVYHDQYTDVETNVTYEQEELDGFVVRLAQQSGRHISIGDPVTETTLPDGSRAELALGEEVTPRGSAFTIRKYSEDPFTPATLVDYNTFDLDQMAYLWLAIESNKSLLFAGGTASGKTTSMNAISMFVPPRSKVLTIEDTRELTLFHENWLSSVTRESIGEGEDITMYDLLRSALRHRPEYIIVGEVRGDEAMTLFQAMNTGHTTYSTMHADSVQTVINRLENDPINVPRAMIQSLDILCVQTLTHVGEERVRRNRVIAEIEGIDQRTGDLDYSTAFEWNPANDDFEQRDSAVLDEIRDERGWSRGELLRELRNRKRVLQYLTEKDVTDYRQFTAVVNEYYADPERVVDRIRAELDEDVAVNAPGVGE
- the ddh gene encoding D-2-hydroxyacid dehydrogenase, which produces MVTRIGVHTSVETLFPPAVLCDELEDVDADVVVVSTEELDGVDALVTFKYEDAFLDNGLEWIHSVQSGVDRFPFDDLEAAGIRLTNSTGTHGDSVGETVAGYMLSFARRLHEYRSQQAEKHWEWPAWDAPFTLDGSSVCVVGLGTLGQGIATRADALGMDVTGVKRTPVPVDHVDTVYPSGDLHEAVADARFVALAVPLTDETEGLIGEAELDAMRDDAVLVNVARGPVVDQDALVAALQSDGLAGAALDVFEAEPLPEDSPLWEMDEVVVTPHAAAATRDYPKRMAALVRENVRRIADGARLANGVV